The Euphorbia lathyris chromosome 2, ddEupLath1.1, whole genome shotgun sequence genome includes a window with the following:
- the LOC136220405 gene encoding putative RING-H2 finger protein ATL21C — translation MILLFHVPMKMKMNSSHKPLIFFICLISSLPSLISSQACKNTCGNTAIKYPFGTGLGCGDPRFLKYVTCTDQKLSLTTHTGTYPVTDIDYNKQVIYISDPSMSTCSCTQPSKGFGLDWDAPFSFHDDSVFTLLDCSTSSSPIYNTDSKSENNGTIVPQCDKTGAPICSFLYSCQAISMLNLPISTCCVYTPVDLGPAFEMDLQKLECSSYSGFYSFNGQEANPENWKYGIAVKYKFNVYNDYPSSCGDCERSNGVCGYGGAYNSFVCNCPTAFNTTSDCFFGYSHGSTLQTGTLLMYLLGCLFLMIWGF, via the exons ATGATCCTACTTTTTCATGTACCCATGAAAATGAAGATGAACTCATCTCACAAACCTCTTATTTTCTTCATATGTTTGATATCTTCTCTCCCATCTTTAATCTCATCCCAAGCATGCAAGAACACCTGCGGAAACACAGCCATAAAGTACCCATTCGGCACCGGCCTCGGCTGTGGAGATCCAAGGTTCCTTAAATACGTAACTTGCACTGATCAAAAGCTATCTTTAACAACCCACACAGGCACCTATCCTGTCACAGATATTGACTACAATAAACAAGTAATTTACATCTCAGATCCATCAATGTCAACCTGTTCTTGCACACAGCCAAGCAAAGGGTTTGGCCTAGACTGGGATGCTCCTTTCTCTTTCCATGATGATTCTGTTTTCACTTTACTTGACTGTTCAACCTCTTCTTCCCCTATTTACAACACTGATTCTAAGTCTGAAAATAATGGTACTATTGTTCCTCAGTGTGATAAAACAGGAGCACCAATCTGTAGTTTTTTGTATTCTTGTCAAGCAATTAGTATGCTTAATCTTCCTATTTCTACTTGTTGTGTTTATACTCCTGTGGATCTCGGGCCGGCTTTCGAAATGGATTTGCAGAAGCTGGAATGTAGTTCTTATTCTGGGTTTTATAGCTTTAATGGGCAGGAAGCTAACCCGGAAAATTGGAAGTATGGGATAGCAGTTAAGTATAAGTTTAATGTTTATAATGATTATCCTAGTTCTTGTGGTGATTGTGAAAGGAGTAATGGTGTTTGTGGTTATGGTGGAGCTtacaattcttttgtttgtaatTGTCCTACTGCCTTTAACACTACTTCTGATTGTTTTTTTGGATACAGTCATGGATCAACTCTCCAAACAg GTACTCTTTTGATGTATTTATTGGGATGCTTATTTCTGATGATTTGGGGGTTCTAG